A region of Chitinophaga flava DNA encodes the following proteins:
- the panD gene encoding aspartate 1-decarboxylase — MQIEILKCKIHRAVVTEANLQYVGSITIDEDLMDAAGLIEYEKVQVVNVNNGERLETYVIKGKRGSGVICMNGPAARLVAPGDIVIIISYATMDFEEAKKYTPIAVFPKEGNKL; from the coding sequence ATGCAAATAGAAATATTAAAGTGTAAGATCCACCGCGCGGTTGTTACAGAAGCTAACCTGCAATATGTTGGAAGCATAACAATAGATGAAGACCTGATGGATGCTGCCGGCCTGATTGAATACGAAAAAGTACAGGTGGTAAACGTCAACAACGGCGAAAGACTGGAGACTTACGTGATCAAAGGTAAAAGAGGTTCCGGTGTAATCTGTATGAATGGCCCGGCTGCCCGTCTTGTTGCCCCAGGTGATATCGTGATTATTATTTCCTATGCCACCATGGACTTCGAAGAAGCGAAAAAATATACACCTATTGCCGTTTTCCCGAAAGAAGGAAATAAATTATAA
- a CDS encoding lysylphosphatidylglycerol synthase transmembrane domain-containing protein — MPKTLKNVIKFICFFGIGVLLIWLVTKDLTPEQWDQINAALRKANYWLAIPAIIMGLLSHWLRATRWKLLMKPLGYQPTTLNTFFAVMVGYLANLAVPRLGEVTRCGILAQYEKIPADKLVGTMIAERAVDMLCLVLLIAITILTQIDVLGAYVHHDIYLPLARKISSANGMQLLLLAVAGIIAVLALLWLLRRFARSKAAITIKALAKGVMEGIFSIGKMENKGWFILQSILIWGCYLSQVYIGFYCLQETTHLGISAAFAVLMIGSIGMIVTPGGIGAYQALVQKALELYGISYVIGYAFGWIIWVVQTLLVVFVGFLSLIALPIINKKQPASQARS; from the coding sequence ATGCCCAAAACACTAAAGAACGTCATCAAGTTTATTTGTTTTTTTGGCATCGGAGTGCTGCTGATATGGCTGGTCACTAAGGACCTTACGCCCGAACAATGGGACCAGATCAACGCTGCCCTGCGTAAAGCTAACTATTGGCTGGCCATACCCGCCATCATCATGGGGCTCCTCAGCCACTGGCTGCGTGCCACCCGCTGGAAGCTCCTCATGAAACCACTGGGGTACCAGCCTACTACCCTCAACACCTTCTTTGCCGTAATGGTCGGCTACCTCGCCAACCTGGCCGTGCCCAGGCTCGGAGAAGTTACCCGCTGCGGTATCCTCGCTCAATACGAAAAAATACCAGCCGATAAACTCGTAGGCACCATGATCGCGGAAAGAGCAGTAGACATGCTTTGCCTCGTACTGCTGATCGCCATCACCATCCTCACACAGATAGATGTGCTGGGAGCCTATGTACATCATGATATCTACCTGCCGCTGGCCCGGAAAATTTCCAGTGCCAACGGTATGCAGCTGCTATTACTCGCAGTTGCCGGTATCATAGCCGTACTGGCCCTGCTCTGGCTACTGCGACGCTTTGCTCGCTCCAAAGCCGCCATCACCATCAAAGCACTCGCCAAAGGGGTCATGGAAGGCATCTTCTCCATCGGTAAAATGGAAAATAAAGGCTGGTTCATTCTTCAGAGCATACTCATATGGGGCTGTTACCTTTCCCAGGTATATATCGGCTTCTATTGCCTCCAGGAAACCACCCACCTGGGCATCAGCGCAGCCTTTGCCGTATTGATGATAGGCAGCATAGGCATGATCGTTACTCCCGGCGGTATCGGCGCCTATCAGGCACTCGTACAGAAAGCCCTCGAGCTATATGGCATCAGTTATGTAATCGGTTATGCCTTCGGCTGGATCATCTGGGTGGTACAAACCCTCCTGGTGGTATTCGTTGGCTTCCTCAGCCTGATAGCCCTCCCTATCATCAATAAAAAACAGCCAGCTTCCCAGGCACGGTCCTGA
- the ppk1 gene encoding polyphosphate kinase 1: MRMPHTENLDIMTTPTIVSPKKNISKKPLAKKTPAKPPVLPKKMIARDISWLSFNARVLQEAADPSVPLRERIRFLGIFSNNLDEFFRVRVATLKRMMSINKATKMHLEENPGKIVDQIQTIVIDQQREFDRIWKDIAHELEVQHIFLRTEKHLSKEQQKFVLNFFNEQVRTNIIPLMIESIQQFPILRDKSIYLAVVLARQDNSVRQKFALIEIPSNVLPRFIILPSREGEHDIILLEDLIRFCLPHVFSYFGYDKFSSHIIKVTRDAELDIDNDISDSLIHQIEKGLKDRRKGKPVRFVYDKDIDPLLLEYLIRRLGLSGKDNLIPGARIHNFKDFMDFPDSIFPPHSHRKTFIHPLFNDAPSVMHVIQRQDVMLHFPYHSFDTIIDLLREAAIDPNVASIKITAYRLARNSKIVNALVNAARNGKHVTVVLELRARFDEAANIDWKSRLEDEGVKVFLGVPDMKVHAKLCVIKKRIGNKTVQCGFVSTGNLNERTAQVYGDHCLLTANRSVIADINRIFSYLENPRHDIKILEGCKTLPVSPLNMRDTYLRLIDREIKNAKNKKKAGMVLKMNSLSDPILIAKLYEAAKAGVDIKMVIRGICCAYTENKKWKKDITAVSIVDEYLEHARVFIFHHGGAEKVFIASCDWMVRNLDHRVEAAVPITDPAIRKELADIMSIQLSGNVKARILDNQQTNQYKKDGDKKIRTQIEIYKYLHEKQYH; encoded by the coding sequence ATGAGGATGCCACATACGGAGAACCTGGATATTATGACAACACCGACAATAGTTTCGCCGAAAAAAAATATCAGCAAAAAACCGCTTGCCAAAAAAACACCGGCCAAACCGCCAGTGCTGCCAAAAAAGATGATTGCCAGGGATATCAGCTGGTTGTCCTTTAATGCCAGAGTGCTGCAGGAAGCCGCAGATCCCAGTGTTCCGCTAAGGGAACGTATCCGGTTTCTCGGCATTTTCTCCAACAATCTCGACGAATTTTTCCGCGTAAGGGTAGCCACGCTGAAACGAATGATGTCGATCAACAAAGCCACTAAAATGCACCTGGAAGAAAATCCGGGCAAAATCGTGGACCAGATACAAACCATCGTAATAGACCAGCAACGCGAATTTGACCGTATATGGAAGGATATCGCACACGAACTGGAAGTCCAGCATATTTTCCTCCGCACAGAAAAACATCTCAGTAAGGAACAACAGAAGTTTGTACTCAACTTCTTCAACGAACAGGTACGCACCAACATCATCCCCCTGATGATCGAAAGCATACAACAGTTCCCTATTCTGCGAGACAAGTCCATCTATCTGGCCGTAGTACTGGCCCGGCAGGACAACTCCGTACGACAGAAGTTTGCACTCATCGAAATACCTTCCAACGTGCTGCCACGTTTTATCATCCTCCCTTCCAGAGAAGGCGAACATGATATCATCCTGCTGGAAGACCTGATACGCTTCTGTTTACCACATGTATTCTCCTACTTCGGATATGATAAATTTTCTTCCCATATCATCAAAGTAACCCGTGATGCCGAACTCGATATCGACAACGATATCTCCGACAGCCTGATCCACCAGATCGAAAAAGGGCTTAAAGACAGGCGCAAGGGTAAACCTGTAAGGTTTGTATACGACAAAGACATCGATCCGCTGCTGCTGGAATATCTGATCCGCCGCCTGGGACTCTCCGGCAAGGACAACCTCATTCCCGGCGCCCGTATCCATAATTTCAAGGACTTTATGGACTTTCCGGATTCGATCTTTCCTCCGCATTCACATCGTAAAACCTTCATCCACCCGCTGTTCAACGATGCTCCCAGTGTGATGCATGTTATACAGCGGCAGGATGTAATGCTGCATTTCCCCTACCACTCGTTTGATACCATCATCGACCTGTTAAGGGAAGCAGCCATCGATCCGAATGTTGCCTCCATCAAGATTACTGCGTATAGGCTTGCCCGTAATTCAAAGATTGTGAATGCCCTGGTCAATGCCGCCCGCAATGGTAAACATGTGACCGTAGTACTGGAACTGCGCGCCCGCTTTGATGAAGCTGCCAACATTGACTGGAAGTCAAGACTGGAAGATGAAGGGGTAAAAGTTTTTCTGGGCGTTCCCGACATGAAAGTGCACGCTAAACTGTGCGTGATCAAAAAACGGATCGGCAACAAGACAGTACAATGTGGTTTCGTAAGCACCGGCAACCTCAACGAAAGAACGGCCCAGGTGTATGGCGACCATTGCCTGCTCACCGCCAATCGCTCCGTGATAGCCGACATCAACCGCATCTTCTCCTACCTGGAAAATCCGCGTCATGATATCAAAATCCTGGAAGGCTGCAAAACACTACCGGTAAGTCCGCTCAATATGCGTGATACCTACCTGCGCCTTATAGACCGCGAAATCAAAAACGCCAAAAATAAAAAGAAAGCCGGAATGGTGCTCAAAATGAACTCCCTCTCCGATCCTATCCTGATCGCCAAACTCTACGAGGCTGCCAAAGCGGGTGTAGACATCAAAATGGTGATCAGAGGCATCTGCTGCGCCTATACAGAAAACAAAAAATGGAAAAAGGACATCACAGCTGTGAGCATCGTGGATGAATACCTGGAACATGCCCGTGTATTTATTTTCCACCATGGAGGAGCAGAAAAAGTATTCATCGCCTCCTGCGACTGGATGGTGCGCAACCTGGACCACCGCGTGGAAGCAGCAGTACCTATAACGGATCCGGCTATACGTAAAGAACTGGCCGATATCATGAGCATTCAGCTCAGCGGCAATGTAAAAGCCCGTATACTGGACAATCAGCAGACCAATCAGTACAAAAAAGATGGTGATAAAAAAATCCGCACGCAGATAGAAATTTATAAATATCTGCATGAAAAACAATATCATTAA
- a CDS encoding Ppx/GppA phosphatase family protein — protein MKLAAIDIGSNAARLLISEASPSSSGAMDFTKVNLVRVPLRLGFDVFDNGSISEKRACHLIDTIKAYKLLLDIYEVKYLKACATSAMRDASNGAVILQEVKTQTGIDIRIISGQEEASFIYENHIAENLDRSRSYLYIDVGGGSTELTLFSGTRLVFKESFNIGTIRLLHQQVADNSWQQMKDFLKQQLKSIGPVTAIGSGGNINKVFSMSKRKEGKPLSLDTLKDYYKEFSNFSVEERIHVYNLREDRADVIVPALQIYINAMRWAGANEIFVPKIGLADGLIQALYREIAVPANVFQ, from the coding sequence ATGAAACTAGCTGCGATTGATATTGGTTCCAATGCGGCGAGACTGCTGATCTCGGAGGCATCTCCCAGCAGTTCGGGCGCAATGGATTTTACCAAAGTGAACCTGGTTAGAGTCCCGCTGCGGCTGGGTTTCGACGTATTTGACAATGGTTCGATCTCTGAAAAAAGAGCCTGTCATCTGATAGATACGATCAAGGCCTATAAATTATTACTGGACATATATGAGGTAAAATACCTGAAAGCCTGTGCTACCTCTGCCATGCGCGATGCCAGCAATGGTGCGGTAATCCTGCAGGAGGTAAAAACACAGACTGGTATTGACATTAGAATCATTTCCGGTCAGGAAGAAGCTTCTTTTATTTATGAAAACCATATCGCTGAAAACCTCGATAGAAGCAGGTCTTATCTCTACATCGACGTTGGTGGCGGTAGTACGGAACTGACGCTGTTTAGCGGCACCCGCCTGGTTTTTAAGGAATCCTTCAACATCGGTACCATCCGGCTGCTACATCAGCAGGTAGCTGACAACTCCTGGCAGCAGATGAAAGACTTCCTCAAGCAACAGCTTAAGTCCATCGGGCCTGTTACCGCCATTGGCTCAGGAGGCAACATCAACAAGGTGTTTTCCATGTCCAAACGAAAGGAAGGCAAACCACTTTCGCTGGACACCCTCAAGGACTATTACAAGGAATTCAGCAACTTCTCCGTTGAAGAGCGCATACATGTGTACAACCTGCGGGAAGACCGTGCCGACGTGATTGTGCCGGCTCTGCAGATCTATATCAACGCCATGCGCTGGGCCGGGGCCAACGAGATATTCGTTCCCAAAATCGGTCTGGCGGACGGTCTTATACAAGCGCTGTACAGAGAAATCGCTGTTCCGGCCAATGTATTCCAATAA
- the panB gene encoding 3-methyl-2-oxobutanoate hydroxymethyltransferase: protein MSVHKDIKRVTTHVLQKMKIDGEKISMITAYDYSMARIFDDAGIDVILVGDSASNVMAGHETTLPITLDQMIYHASSVIRAIKRCFVVVDLPFGSYQGNSKEALNSAIRIMKETGAHGIKIEGGEEIIESVKRIISAGVPVMGHLGLTPQSIYKFGTYAVRATEDAEAQKLISDAKLLQDAGCFAIVLEKIPAALAKEVAAAVHIPIIGIGAGNVDGQVLVMHDMLGINKEFKPRFLRRYLDLYSQIYDATQAYISDVKSQDFPNEKEQY, encoded by the coding sequence ATGTCTGTGCATAAAGATATCAAGCGTGTGACCACGCATGTACTGCAGAAGATGAAAATAGACGGGGAAAAAATCTCCATGATTACCGCCTATGACTATTCCATGGCCAGGATCTTTGATGATGCCGGTATCGATGTAATACTGGTAGGTGATTCTGCTTCCAATGTAATGGCCGGCCATGAAACCACCCTGCCCATCACACTCGACCAGATGATCTACCACGCCTCCTCTGTCATCAGAGCGATCAAACGTTGTTTTGTTGTGGTAGACCTGCCCTTCGGCTCTTATCAGGGCAATTCCAAGGAAGCGCTCAATTCCGCCATCCGCATCATGAAAGAAACCGGTGCACATGGTATCAAGATAGAAGGCGGTGAAGAAATCATCGAGTCTGTAAAAAGGATTATCTCCGCCGGTGTACCGGTAATGGGACACCTGGGCCTCACGCCGCAGTCCATCTACAAATTTGGCACCTACGCAGTAAGAGCCACAGAAGATGCAGAGGCACAAAAACTCATCAGTGACGCCAAACTCCTGCAGGATGCAGGCTGTTTTGCTATTGTACTCGAAAAGATTCCGGCTGCACTGGCAAAAGAAGTAGCTGCAGCAGTACATATTCCCATCATCGGCATCGGTGCCGGCAATGTAGACGGACAAGTACTGGTGATGCACGATATGCTGGGCATCAACAAAGAATTCAAACCCCGCTTCCTGCGTCGCTACCTCGACCTCTACTCTCAGATATATGATGCCACACAGGCCTATATCAGCGATGTGAAGTCGCAGGATTTCCCGAATGAAAAAGAACAATATTAA
- a CDS encoding saccharopine dehydrogenase family protein gives MKRVMIIGAGKIGETAAFLLQQSGDYQVTLADSNQALLDKCTDSNIHKAKLDVNDATALETALEAQDIVLSACPFFLNVKIAAAAAKANTHYFDLTEDVATTNAIRDIAQNAKVSFMPQCGLAPGFISIAAYDIAKQFDSLDSVRLRVGALPQFPTNSLMYNLTWSTDGLINEYCNPCDAIYEGERKQVMPMEGYERFALDGVEYEAFNTSGGLSALAEILDGKVYNLDYKTVRYPGHCHLMKILLSELKLNKKREMLKEIMEDSIPFTQQDVVLVFVSVSGTINGRSVQRSYSRKIYNQEVGGQDFTAIQLTTAGAACAVIDLHAKGLLPANGFVKQEDVNFKDLINNRFAQFYN, from the coding sequence ATGAAACGTGTAATGATCATCGGCGCCGGCAAGATCGGCGAAACAGCAGCATTCCTGTTACAACAATCCGGCGACTACCAGGTAACACTGGCAGACAGCAACCAGGCCCTGCTCGACAAATGTACTGACAGCAACATCCACAAAGCCAAACTGGACGTGAATGATGCTACAGCCCTGGAAACAGCCCTGGAAGCACAGGACATCGTACTGAGCGCCTGCCCGTTTTTCCTGAACGTAAAAATCGCGGCCGCCGCTGCCAAAGCCAATACCCACTACTTCGACCTGACTGAAGATGTGGCCACCACCAACGCTATCCGCGACATCGCTCAGAATGCGAAAGTGAGCTTTATGCCACAATGCGGACTGGCACCGGGTTTCATCAGTATCGCTGCTTATGATATCGCTAAGCAGTTTGATTCCCTCGACTCCGTAAGACTGCGCGTAGGCGCCCTGCCACAGTTCCCTACCAACAGCCTGATGTACAACCTCACCTGGAGCACCGACGGATTGATCAACGAATACTGCAACCCCTGCGATGCCATCTATGAAGGAGAACGAAAGCAGGTAATGCCCATGGAAGGCTACGAACGTTTTGCCCTCGACGGCGTGGAATACGAAGCCTTCAACACCTCCGGCGGACTCTCTGCCCTGGCAGAAATACTGGATGGAAAAGTATATAATCTGGATTATAAAACTGTCAGATATCCCGGCCATTGCCATCTGATGAAAATATTGCTCAGCGAGCTCAAACTGAATAAAAAACGGGAAATGCTGAAGGAGATTATGGAAGATAGCATACCTTTCACGCAGCAGGACGTAGTGCTGGTATTTGTATCTGTGTCCGGTACCATCAACGGCCGCTCTGTACAACGCTCGTATTCGCGTAAGATCTACAACCAGGAAGTTGGCGGACAGGACTTTACGGCTATTCAGCTCACCACCGCCGGCGCAGCCTGTGCAGTTATAGACCTGCATGCCAAAGGGTTGTTGCCTGCCAACGGATTTGTAAAACAGGAAGATGTGAATTTCAAGGACCTGATCAATAACAGGTTTGCACAATTTTATAATTAG
- a CDS encoding DUF1338 domain-containing protein → MLQEVLNGLMSRYQERVPDVSAVIAAMIRDGLIEKADDIENDHIAFRTMGVPQLGVQSLEKIFLHYGYTKMEHYYFASKKLDAWWYAPPSPRYPRIFISELRVKDLSQQAQDIITSYTNEVTADPVTQLNLDDSKAVDTFLHSGLWRTPILADFQALAAESEYAAWVIYNRYYLNHFTVSVHNLPPGYNTIAAFNSFLEKNGFILNDAGGKIKTSPDGNLLQSATVAGMIEATFAGGETSKIAGSYVEFAERKVLQQFATLSAAEIRREHRREGFEAGNADKIFESTYSAQTKKSS, encoded by the coding sequence ATGTTACAAGAAGTATTAAACGGCCTGATGAGCCGTTACCAGGAGCGGGTACCAGACGTGTCAGCGGTGATTGCTGCCATGATCCGGGACGGATTAATCGAAAAAGCGGACGATATCGAAAACGACCATATCGCCTTCCGTACAATGGGAGTACCACAACTCGGGGTACAGTCGCTGGAGAAAATCTTTCTCCATTACGGCTATACGAAAATGGAACACTACTATTTTGCCTCCAAGAAACTGGATGCCTGGTGGTATGCACCGCCATCACCCAGGTATCCGCGCATCTTTATCAGTGAACTGCGGGTAAAAGACCTGAGCCAGCAAGCCCAGGACATCATTACCAGTTATACCAATGAAGTAACGGCAGACCCGGTAACCCAGCTCAATCTGGATGACAGCAAAGCAGTAGATACCTTCCTGCACAGTGGACTCTGGCGTACCCCTATCCTGGCCGACTTCCAGGCACTGGCTGCTGAAAGCGAATATGCCGCCTGGGTGATCTATAATCGCTATTACCTGAACCATTTTACGGTAAGTGTACATAACCTGCCTCCCGGATACAATACTATAGCAGCGTTTAACAGCTTCCTCGAAAAGAACGGCTTTATTCTCAACGATGCCGGCGGCAAGATTAAAACCAGCCCCGACGGTAATCTGTTGCAAAGCGCCACAGTGGCTGGCATGATAGAAGCCACCTTTGCTGGCGGGGAAACCAGCAAAATTGCCGGTTCTTATGTAGAATTTGCGGAGAGAAAGGTTTTACAGCAGTTTGCCACACTTTCTGCTGCAGAAATCCGCCGGGAACACCGCCGGGAAGGCTTTGAAGCTGGTAATGCAGATAAGATCTTTGAAAGCACCTACTCGGCTCAAACAAAAAAAAGTTCCTAA
- the amaB gene encoding L-piperidine-6-carboxylate dehydrogenase has product MAQDILQAFGISAQQSGVSTGKHWLNASGADIVSVSPVDDKTIATVKSADRSNYDAVIAVAQEAFREWRQWPAPRRGEIVRQIGEALRAHKEHLGRLVSYEMGKSLQEGYGEVQEMIDICDFAVGLSRQLYGLSMHSERPGHRMYEQWHPLGITAIISAFNFPVAVWSWNSMLAWVCGNVCIWKPSEKTPVTALACQRIVETVFAANNVPEGVCCLVTGGREVGEWMSNDHRIPLVSATGSTRMGKSVGAAVGARLGRALLELGGNNAIIVSKDADLDMTLIGAVFGAVGTAGQRCTSTRRLIIHESVYDAFTAKLVKAYAQLRIGNPLDEKNHVGPLIDKDAVNAYLSSIEQVKQQGGTFLVEGGVLEGPGFESDCYVKPCIAAVQNSYDIVQHETFAPILYVMKYQTLPEAIAMQNDVPQGLSSAIMTLNLREAEQFLSAAGSDCGIANVNIGTSGAEIGGAFGGEKETGGGRESGSDAWKAYMRRQTNTINFSDKLPLAQGIKFDL; this is encoded by the coding sequence ATGGCACAAGATATTTTACAAGCTTTCGGCATAAGTGCACAACAAAGCGGGGTAAGCACCGGCAAACACTGGCTGAATGCCAGCGGAGCAGACATCGTGTCTGTATCTCCGGTTGACGATAAAACCATAGCTACTGTTAAAAGTGCGGACCGCAGCAATTACGATGCAGTGATTGCCGTAGCACAGGAGGCATTCCGGGAGTGGCGTCAGTGGCCTGCCCCCAGAAGAGGAGAAATAGTGCGCCAGATCGGCGAAGCCCTGCGTGCCCATAAAGAGCACCTGGGCCGGCTCGTTTCCTATGAAATGGGCAAAAGCCTGCAAGAAGGTTATGGAGAAGTACAGGAAATGATTGATATCTGCGATTTTGCAGTAGGTCTTTCCCGCCAGCTCTATGGCCTCAGCATGCACTCCGAACGTCCGGGGCACCGCATGTATGAACAATGGCATCCGCTGGGTATTACAGCTATCATTTCCGCTTTTAACTTCCCGGTAGCCGTATGGAGCTGGAACTCTATGCTGGCATGGGTTTGCGGAAACGTATGTATTTGGAAGCCTTCCGAAAAAACACCGGTTACAGCATTAGCCTGTCAACGTATAGTCGAGACCGTATTCGCTGCCAACAACGTCCCTGAAGGCGTTTGCTGCCTGGTTACCGGCGGCCGTGAAGTAGGCGAATGGATGTCCAACGACCACCGCATTCCGCTGGTATCTGCTACCGGCTCCACCCGCATGGGTAAGAGCGTAGGTGCCGCTGTAGGCGCCCGTCTGGGCCGCGCCCTGCTCGAACTAGGTGGTAACAACGCCATCATCGTGTCTAAAGACGCTGATCTGGATATGACCCTCATAGGAGCTGTATTTGGCGCCGTAGGCACCGCCGGACAACGTTGCACCTCCACCCGCCGCCTGATCATCCACGAAAGCGTTTACGACGCTTTCACCGCCAAACTGGTGAAAGCATACGCCCAGCTCCGCATCGGCAACCCGCTCGATGAAAAGAACCACGTAGGCCCGCTGATCGATAAAGACGCGGTAAATGCCTACCTCAGCAGCATCGAACAGGTAAAACAACAAGGTGGCACCTTCCTCGTGGAAGGTGGTGTGCTGGAAGGTCCGGGTTTTGAATCCGACTGCTACGTAAAACCCTGTATCGCAGCGGTGCAAAACAGCTACGATATCGTACAGCACGAAACTTTCGCCCCCATCCTCTATGTGATGAAGTACCAGACACTCCCCGAAGCCATCGCTATGCAGAATGATGTACCGCAGGGCCTTTCCTCCGCCATCATGACGCTGAACCTCCGTGAGGCAGAACAATTCCTGTCTGCCGCAGGTTCTGATTGCGGTATTGCCAATGTCAACATCGGTACTTCTGGTGCTGAAATAGGCGGCGCCTTCGGCGGCGAGAAAGAAACCGGCGGTGGCCGCGAAAGTGGCTCTGACGCATGGAAAGCTTATATGCGCCGTCAGACCAACACCATCAACTTCTCCGATAAATTACCGCTGGCACAGGGCATCAAATTTGACCTGTAA
- a CDS encoding histidine phosphatase family protein produces the protein MLKTAILATMLAAGLSSFATGPEKVTTIIFVNAAEEEVSPSAGLSPEGQDQAREFTDALRHIDVAAIYTIYVNKAVQTVTPLSELRQLHPVYYWVTKDHETADCVLDCIVKQNKGKTIVICGNPENIPLMARCLGVKGKTVKNLYDKGSGRFLIVKVMGNNTAVAQKLNMNIQKKV, from the coding sequence ATGCTGAAAACTGCTATTTTAGCCACGATGCTGGCTGCTGGTCTGTCTTCTTTTGCTACCGGCCCGGAAAAAGTAACTACGATTATTTTTGTTAATGCTGCGGAAGAAGAAGTCTCTCCATCAGCCGGTCTCAGCCCCGAAGGGCAGGATCAGGCCAGAGAATTTACAGATGCTTTACGGCATATAGATGTGGCAGCCATCTATACGATTTATGTCAACAAAGCGGTACAAACCGTTACTCCGCTTTCCGAATTAAGGCAATTACACCCCGTTTATTACTGGGTAACCAAAGATCATGAGACTGCAGACTGTGTTTTGGACTGTATTGTAAAACAAAATAAGGGCAAAACCATTGTTATTTGTGGCAATCCGGAAAATATTCCACTCATGGCGCGTTGTCTGGGAGTGAAGGGAAAAACAGTCAAAAACCTTTATGATAAAGGTTCAGGCCGTTTTTTGATTGTCAAGGTCATGGGAAATAATACTGCCGTAGCACAAAAGTTGAATATGAATATTCAAAAAAAAGTCTAA